A single window of Lagopus muta isolate bLagMut1 chromosome 23, bLagMut1 primary, whole genome shotgun sequence DNA harbors:
- the MYOM3 gene encoding myomesin-3 produces MGTQTFFHHREEEQKEERQQRLQMTSTTRKKRFKTSEEEETFSLSELSIAAALALTSETPQNYKLRREAAILELEQRGQKRVCFGNEMEKLEEEVIKNCRLLRVRADRRVLRRKAVEKARREKEYIELCSGRAPMFWIPLRVHAVWERMEVTLTCTVLASPLPQVTWYKNGVPIDLRLAPAGKYKIKNKFGMLTLRISRCSMEDSAEYSVVIENQYGKAYSFATVLVRNYYGKESGFDSEIYRRSLLAREADFASSLKPLFSREKEPFTLSCYFTSDLLEHQRNITWFRDGELLQNSEHQELEYQDQEASLRVSCAYKEDEGFYTIRVPSLGGCKEQTTYVFVRDAAAESAGAPGSPLNVKCHDINKDCLILSWIAPSDDGESPILGYFIERCTAGSENWVPCNEKPVKTCRYPVLGLAEGQAYQFRVKAVNKAGISHPSKSSDPVIMYDPSKGKRVTVIPYDEGRMIEIFKDDLEGHIKIPLPPTNVHASEVREDYVALAWDEPDPRGREPLQYYVEKLLVGSNSWQMVNLDMPVNSPRFALFDLTKGKPYRFRVRSINKYGISEPSLPSEPITAGAKLAPLPPPSQVLAFRDTKTSVVLQWDKLKDGLEPLGYYIYCRETGTEEWQTVNNKPVMCNEFTVPGLKAGKEYVFCVKSVSEAGLSESSPETDPITVRPAIARPSAPRGFVLLSCGKTSMTIGWKPPKRKGGTKILGYFLDQHDASELDWHEVNSQPIPQRVYTVSNLEEGHLYEFRACAMNMAGVGEVSEPSDLFRCEEWTMQEPGPPYDVKFSEVRDSSLMLHWQAPLYTGAGPVTGYYVDMCEEGTEEWKQINKQSTAATHMKVSDLDTGKCFIFRVRALNKAGIGPPSLASDPVVAKSKPGTNEIELGVDEEGFIYMAFEAPEKNDSSEFIWSKDYEGPPDADRVQTEEKGNKSKLILKDPSEKDLGIYSVEVTDVDDDISASCTLTQEDLDKLLKRSHEIRNPLIKLISGWNVDVLEKGEVRLWLEVEKLSPNAELHLIFNEKELTSTPTHKINFVKEKGLVELIIQNFCDDDKGVYTAQLQDGKAKNQFTLVLLDESFDKVAKEADAKRREWKKKQGPYFVENLKWKVTENCEVLLTCKATNLRKDTSFQWFFNKKARTSGVFDPRTGIGTLHIKKITKADEGQYKAVVSDDRGEDHTQLDLIKGTFEDLLKELCRISALSATPLKIQPTDEGIKIYTDVKYYTDYMKTTWFHKEKRLEIRDKLKAGSTMNQIWLHILNPTDTDKGKYILELFDGNDSHKLSTDLSGQAFEDALAEHRRLKEAAIAEKCRARVVQGLPDVATIMEDKTLCLTCCISGDPYPEITWFKNEKMIIFKDRYRMDVKGTVVTITIEKVCNEDTGKYSIYVKNKYGSETGQVTVSVYKRGEIPIGMEEKEDPSETITRKPK; encoded by the exons ATGGGAACTCAAACATTCTTCCACCATAGAGAGGAGGAACAAaaggaggagaggcagcagaggTTGCAAATGACCTCCACgaccagaaagaaaaggttCAAAACCAG TGAGGAAGAAGAAACTTTCAGCCTTTCGGAGTTATCCATAGCAGCTGCCCTTGCCTTGACCTCTGAAACACCACA GAATTACAAGCTAAGAAGAGAAGCTGCCATCTTAGAGCTTGAGCAGAGGGGGCAGAAGAGAGTTTGTTTTGGGAATGAGATGGAGAAGTTGGAAGAGGAGGTTATTAAGAACTGCAGACTGCTGCGTGTGAGAGCCGACCGGAGAGTGCTTCGGAGGAAG GCTGTAGAAAAGGCACGCAGGGAGAAGGAATACATTGAGCTGTGTTCGGGTCGAGCACCTATGTTCTGGATCCCCCTCAGAGTACACGCAGTCTGGGAGAGGATGGAAGTGACACTGACATGTACAGTCCTGGCTTCCCCACTGCCACAGGTGACCTG GTATAAAAATGGAGTCCCGATTGACCTCCGTTTAGCCCCAGCAGGAAAATACAAGATCAAAAACAAGTTTGGAATGTTGACCTTGCGCATCAGCAG atgctcCATGGAAGATTCTGCTGAATACAGTGTTGTAATTGAGAATCAGTATGGCAAGGCTTACTCATTTGCTACAGTGCTTGTCAGGA ACTATTACGGAAAGGAGTCGGGCTTTGATTCGGAAATATACAGGA gATCTCTTCTTGCCAGAGAGGCAGACTTTGCCTCCTCGCTGAAACCACtattttcaagagaaaaggAGCCTTTCACCCTCTCCTGTTACTTCACTTCTGATTTACTTGAACACCAGCGAAACATTACCTGGTTCAGAGATG GTGAGTTGCTGCAGAACTCAGAACATCAGGAACTGGAGTATCAAGACCAGGAAGCTTCTCTAAGAGTGTCATGTGCTTACAAAGAAGATGAGGGGTTCTACACAATCCGTGTCCCCTCACTGGGTGGATGCAAAGAGCAAACCACTTATGTGTTTGTTCGAG atgctgcagcagaatCAGCTGGTGCACCTGGATCCCCTCTCAATGTGAAATGCCACGACATAAATAAAGATTGCTTGATTCTTTCTTGGATAGCGCCCAGTGATGATGGAGAAAGCCCAATCCTTGGATATTTTATTGAAAG GTGTACGGCTGGGTCAGAGAACTGGGTTCCATGCAATGAAAAGCCTGTGAAAACCTGCAGATACCCCGTGCTGGGCCTTGCTGAAGGACAGGCATATCAGTTCCGAGTGAAGGCTGTCAATAAAGCGGGGATCAGTCATCCTTCAAAAAGCAGTGATCCAGTTATAATGTATGACCCCAGCAAAGGCAAGAGAGTGACAG TTATTCCATATGATGAAGGCAGGATGATAGAAATTTTCAAGGATGACCTAGAAG GACACATTAAGATTCCCCTGCCACCCACCAATGTTCACGCAAGTGAGGTCAGGGAAGATTATGTGGCTTTGGCCTGGGATGAGCCAGATCCGAGAGGCAGAGAACCACTGCAATATTATGTGGAAAAG TTGCTTGTGGGCAGCAACTCCTGGCAAATGGTTAATCTGGATATGCCAGTTAATTCCCCAAGATTTGCACTCTTTGATCTCACTAAAGGAAAACCGTACCGTTTCCGAGTGCGGTCCATTAACAAGTATGGAATCAGTGAGCCATCCCTGCCCAGCGAACCAATCACTGCTGGAGCAAAACTCG ctccTTTACCACCACCGTCTCAGGTTTTAGCTTTCAGAGACACCAAGACATCTGTTGTTTTGCAGTGGGATAAATTAAAGGATGGTCTGGAACCTTTGGGCTACTACATATATTGTCGGGAGACTGGGACAGAAGAATGGCAAACTGTCAACAATAAGCCCGTGATGTGTAATGA ATTTACTGTCCCTGGGCTGAAAGCTGGAAAGGAGTATGTCTTTTGTGTGAAATCTGTCAGTGAGGCAGGATTGAGCGAAAGCTCTCCAGAAACAGACCCTATCACTGTAAGGCCAGCAATAG CTCGCCCATCAGCACCACGTGGGTTtgttctgctgagctgtgggaagACCAGCATGACCATCGGCTGGAAACCCCCGAAGCGTAAAGGAGGAACAAAGATTCTGGGTTATTTCCTGGATCAGCATGATGCATCTGAGCTGGATTGGCATGAAGTCAATAGTCAGCCGATTCCTCAGCGAGTTTACACG GTTAGCAACCTTGAAGAAGGCCATCTGTATGAATTCCGTGCATGTGCAATGAACATGGCAGGTGTTGGGGAAGTATCTGAGCCCAGCGACTTGTTCAGATGTGAGGAATGGACAATGCAAGAACCAG GTCCTCCTTATGATGTGAAGTTCTCTGAAGTGAGAGACTCTTCCCTGATGCTGCACTGGCAAGCCCCATTGTACACAGGCGCAGGTCCAGTTACAGGCTATTATGTAGACATGTGTGAAGAAGGGACAGAGGAATGGAAGCAAATAAACAAGCAGTCCACGGCTGCCACTCATATGAAG GTTTCAGACCTAGACACAgggaaatgctttattttccgAGTAAGAGCGCTGAACAAGGCTGGAATTGGACCCCCTTCACTTGCCTCAGATCCAGTGGTGGCTAAAAGCAAGCCAG GCACAAATGAAATTGAACTCGGGGTGGATGAAGAAGGGTTCATTTATATGGCTTTTGAAGCTCCTGAAAAGAATGACTCCTCTGAATTTATCTGGTCGAAGGACTATGAAGGACCACCAGATGCTGACAGAGTtcagacagaagagaaaggcaatAA atctAAGCTTATATTGAAAGATCCATCAGAAAAGGATCTGGGAATATATTCAGTGGAGGTTACAGACGTAGATGATGATATCTCTGCCAGCTGCACTTTAACACAAGAAG atctGGACAAGTTACTGAAACGTAGCCATGAAATCAGGAACCCAT tAATAAAGCTGATATCTGGATGGAATGTTGATGTTCTGGAGAAAGGAGAAGTGCGGCTGTGGCTGGAGGTTGAAAAGCTGTCACcaaatgcagagctgcatttAATCTTCAATGAGAAGGAGCTTACAAGCACACCA ACACATAAAATAAACTTCGTCAAAGAAAAAGGTCTGGTTGAACTGATAATCCAGAACTTCTGTGATGACGATAAAGGAGTGtacacagcccagctgcaggacGGAAAAGCTAAAAATCAATTCACCCTTGTTCTTCTGGATGAAA GTTTTGATAAAGTTGCAAAGGAAGCTGATGCAAAACGAagggaatggaagaaaaagcagg gGCCGTATTTTGTAGAGAATTTGAAATGGAAGGTTACCGAGaactgtgaagtgctccttACCTGCAAG GCAACAAATCTGAGAAAGGACACCAGCTTCCAGTGGTTCTTCAATAAGAAAGCCCGAACAAGTGGTGTGTTCGACCCAAGGACTGGGATAGGAACTCTCCATATTAAAaag ATAACCAAAGCAGATGAGGGTCAATACAAAGCAGTTGTTTCGGATGACCGAGGAGAGGACCACACCCAACTTGATCTCATAAAAGGAA CCTTTGAAGACCTTCTCAAGGAGCTGTGTAGGATCAGTG CTCTTTCTGCTACACCTCTGAAAATTCAGCCTACTGACGAAGGCATCAAAATCTACACAGATGTGAAGTACTACACAGACTACATGAAAACAACCTGGTTTCACAA GGAGAAGCGACTGGAAATTCGTGACAAACTGAAAGCTGGGAGCACAATGAATCAGATCTGGCTCCACATACTGAACCCAACAGATACAGATAAAGGAAAGTACATCCTGGAGTTATTTGATGGGAATGACTCTCACAAGCTGTCAACTGACTTGTCTGGGCAAG cCTTTGAAGATGCTCTGGCTGAGCACAGAAGGCTAAA agaagcagcaatTGCAGAAAAGT GTCGTGCCAGAGTTGTTCAAGGTCTGCCAGATGTAGCCACCATCATGGAGGATAAG ACCCTTTGTTTAACTTGCTGTATCTCTGGAGATCCTTACCCAGAAATCACTTGgttcaaaaatgagaaaatgatcATCTTTAAAGATCGGTACAGAATGGATGTGAAGGGGACAGTTGTCACGATTACGATAGAGAAAGTCTGCAATGAAGATACGGGAAAATACAGCATCTACGTTAAGAACAAATATGGCTCCGAAACAGGGCAGGTGACTGTCAGTGTCTACAAGCGTGGAGAGATACCCATtggaatggaagaaaaggaagaccCAAGTGAGACCATAACAAGAAAGCCTAAATGA
- the IL22RA1 gene encoding interleukin-22 receptor subunit alpha-1: MKKLLVILAVCSVVGTATTERLSCLKRAAFSSTNFENILTWETEADIPPGTVFDVQYKQYGEKAWLNKQECQSITQLFCNLTRETENFTEHYYARVRATGHRCSSNWVRSERFEPKKETIIGAPEVECIPHVRSVKFLIHPPYTPLRGEDGHQLTIEDIYSKFGAVDYHVTIFNLRTHQKWIKNEHNKEFEVSNLDPDTEYNGTVHLYLLERSSKSQVFWVKTLPDNTWLFYCFVTLGFCAGLVFAAIGYVIYKYVKQHSAQPMSLDFRGISSFQPLTLTVEHVIKPINLSKPSLLIPEAQFPQVGQCLDKALEPPQPFHPSLCTYQQQANLSVFQGAHLLCPVSAAPTGYAPQTSEQSTANLPMTYGVCVDGIDHGNKNNFRMNQLLKEVLSDSSAGGKLVSHTLGESCSPWNYKEQRPNVALWDSSAMRDSDLVRGSPQQIQKLLLQTDGVESEEHLLQLLLPSVEQGGCYRQQTAELPLLLSSVTVNTDCVPEDESLSRPSAAHLLTVSTGNNFPGENTEWWVSPDSVSHSENKMQFQEIWEAEKLLEAQELNCMKLDRVMSQDTISVYSSGISLTTLFKDLNLKVLWDQADENTEFY; encoded by the exons ATGAAGAAACTTCTGGTCATCTTGGCTGTGTGTTCAGTGGTCG GCACTGCGACTACAGAGAGGTTGTCATGTCTGAAACGTGCGGCATTTTCTTCTACAAACTTTGAGAACATCCTAACTTGGGAAACTGAAGCAGATATCCCTCCTGGCACTGTATTTGATGTCCAGTATAAACA GTATGGAGAGAAAGCCTGGCTTAACAAGCAGGAGTGCCAAAGCATCACACAGCTCTTCTGCAATCTCACTCGTGAAACAGAGAACTTCACAGAGCATTACTACGCCAGGGTGAGGGCTACTGGCCACCGCTGCTCCTCCAACTGGGTGCGCTCAGAGAGATTTGAACCCAAAAAAGAAA CTATTATTGGAGCACCAGAAGTGGAGTGTATTCCTCATGTACGGTCCGTAAAGTTTCTTATACACCCCCCTTATACGCCACTGAGAGGTGAGGATGGCCACCAGCTAACCATAGAGGACATTTATAGCAAGTTCGGTGCTGTTGATTATCACGTAACAATATTCAACCTAAGGACACATCAAAAG tgGATAAAGAATGAGCATAACAAAGAATTTGAAGTTTCCAATCTGGACCCAGACACAGAGTATAATGGAACAGTGCATCTGTATCTCCTTGAGAGAAGCAGCAAATCTCAAgtattttgggttaaaacacTACCAG ATAACACATGGCTCTTCTACTGTTTCGTGACTCTTGGATTCTGTGCTGGGCTGGTGTTTGCTGCTATTGGTTATGTGATCTATAAGTACGTCAAACAACACAGTGCACAGCCCATGTCTTTG GACTTCAGAGGGATCTCATCGTTCCAGCCTCTAACTCTGACAGTGGAACATGTTATAAAGCCTATAAATTTATCCAAACCTTCACTTCTCATCCCCGAAGCACAGTTCCCACAGGTAGGCCAATGTTTGGACAAAGCACTGGAGCCGCCACAACCATTCCATCCATCACTGTGTACCTACCAGCAGCAAGCCAACCTATCGGTGTTCCAGGGCGCCCATCTGCTGTGCCCAGTGAGTGCAGCTCCTACTGGATATGCTCCTCAAACCTCTGAGCAAAGCACTGCCAACCTCCCCATGACCTATGGTGTGTGTGTTGATGGCATAGACCATGGCAACAAGAATAACTTCCGTATGAACCAGTTGCTAAAGGAAGTTTTGTCAGATAGCTCTGCTGGTGGGAAGCTTGTCAGTCATACACTGGGTGAAAGCTGCAGCCCTTGGAATTACAAAGAGCAGCGGCCAAATGTGGCACTGTGGGATAGCAGTGCCATGAGAGACTCAGATCTTGTACGTGGGAGCCCTCAGCAAATACAGAAACTGTTGTTGCAGACTGATGGGGTTGAAAGCGAAGAGCATCtgctacagctgctgctgccttcagtggAGCAAGGAGGATGCTACAGACAACAGACAGCAGAACTGCCACTGTTACTGTCTTCAGTGACAGTTAACACAGACTGTGTTCCAGAGGATGAATCTCTGTCACGGCCATCAGCAGCCCACCTCCTCACAGTCAGCACTGGTAACAACTTCCCTGGAGAGAACACAGAGTGGTGGGTGTCACCAGATTCAGTGTcacattctgaaaataaaatgcagtttcaGGAAATTTGGGAAGCAGAGAAGCTACTGGAAGCACAGGAGTTAAACTGCATGAAACTGGACCGTGTCATGTCCCAGGACACCATCTCGGTGTACAGCAGTGGCATTTCTCTCACTACACTGTTCAAAGACCTGAACTTAAAAGTACTGTGGGATCAAGcagatgaaaacacagaattttattAA
- the IFNLR1 gene encoding interferon lambda receptor 1 — MSAWRIRVLAVLCFLWQPRGHGQLPPPQNVTLLSKDFDMILTWTPGKGYPPDVSYTVRYESKTRMDKWIKVPHCRNIHSISCNLTCVIPNFFIKFRAQVKAASGRLHSPWVKSQFKEYHLDVELAPPLLNMNVKEDVIHVSATFPMAICVESLSWMYDLNFWKAGSEDKKQYKSIFRKKAVTIDTTALRGNHCLNARSSIQSIDFKHSKFSQPVCMLLNHKGEWKFPFSATIPVCVLLILLTIASTIWLLKQNAKHKQMPQALDLSNCKIAGPTFCCERKENEFLTDCLICTDRPVSQGKKNKTLAQNNKLWMASFLPSSSSSSSEEEEEEDSSSFIPYTEMLQFPRRHFICQTSRTADAETILGSTSGGLSLDGGSAFDLSALGFSFFPTRKNEVDTSGSQGNEKASHSHSSSLGRISLTDVRFPAPREHGQHDTDSDDCLEVSILHPLANKSCTRLPADEHCLYRKDHDFTIYYQKSTLDQPVQVSDNSLLNEDPTMEKLIYFQTLQVAEDEGIASDCDSDNCTGGTPPASTVLGDAFRTSDMEKRHDKKFKFEDYQHSHYMRRS; from the exons ATGTCTGCATGGAGAATCAGAGTGCTGGCAGTTCTGTGCTTCCTGTGGCAGCCCAGAG GTCATGGTCaacttcctcctcctcaaaATGTTACATTACTGTCAAAGGATTTTGATATGATTTTGACATGGACTCCAGGAAAAGGATATCCACCAGATGTGTCATACACTGTGAGATATGAAAG cAAGACACGCATGGACAAATGGATAAAGGTTCCTCATTGCAGAAACATTCACAGTATCTCTTGCAACCTCACGTGTGTGATTCCAAACTTCTTCATTAAATTCCGGGCTCAAGTAAAAGCTGCTTCTGGACGACTCCATTCGCCATGGGTAAAATCACAGTTCAAGGAGTACCATTTAGATG TGGAACTGGCTCCCCCACTGCTAAACATGAATGTAAAGGAAGACGTAATCCATGTGAGTGCCACTTTTCCTATGGCCATCTGTGTGGAGAGTTTATCTTGGATGTATGACTTGAACTTTTGGAAAGCTGGATCTGAAGACAAG AAGCAATACAAAAGTATCTTTAGGAAAAAGGCAGTGACTATCGACACCACTGCACTCAGAGGCAATCACTGCTTGAATGCCAGATCTTCCATTCAAAGCATCGACTTCAAGCACAGCAAATTCTCTCAGCCAGTGTGCATGCTGTTAAACCATAAAG GGGAATGGAAGTTCCCTTTTTCTGCCACGATCCCGGTCTGTGTCCTCCTCATCCTTCTGACAATTGCCTCCACCATTTGGCTgctgaaacaaaatgcaaagcataaGCAGATGCCTCAAGCTTTG GACTTATCTAATTGTAAAATTGCTGGACCAACCTTTTGCTGTGAGcgcaaagaaaatgaattcctCACAGACTGTCTTATCTGCACAGATAGGCCAGTGtcacaagggaagaaaaacaaaactttagcacaaaacaacaaactatGGATGGCTTCCTTCCTACCATCAtcgtcatcatcatcatcagaagaggaagaggaagaagacagTAGTAGTTTCATACCATACactgaaatgcttcagtttCCAAGGAGACACTTCATCTGTCAAACATCCAGAACAGCTGACGCAGAAACTATCTTGGGCTCCACATCTGGAGGTCTCTCTCTGGATGGTGGATCCGCATTTGACTTAAGTGCCCTgggtttctctttctttcccacaaGAAAGAATGAGGTGGACACCTCAGGATcccaaggaaatgaaaaggcatCACATTCTCACAGTTCCTCTTTGGGAAGAATATCACTCACTGATGTGAGATTCCCAGCTCCCAGGGAACATGGACAGCATGATACAGACAGCGATGACTGCCTGGAAGTGAGCATTCTTCACCCACTAGCAAACAAGAGTTGCACCAGGCTTCCAGCTGATGAACACTGTCTATATAGGAAAGATCATGATTTTACCATATATTACCAGAAATCAACACTTgatcagcctgtccaggtcagTGACAACTCACTGCTCAACGAGGATCCCACCATGGAGAAACTCATTTACTTTCAGACATTACAGGTGGCAGAAGATGAAGGTATTGCAAGTGACTGTGACAGTGATAATTGCACAGGAGGAACACCTCCTGCATCCACGGTGCTAGGTGATGCATTTAGAACTTCAGATATGGAGAAAAGACATGATAAAAAGTTTAAATTCGAAGACTATCAGCACTCACATTACATGAGAAGGAGCTAG